From the genome of Miscanthus floridulus cultivar M001 chromosome 10, ASM1932011v1, whole genome shotgun sequence, one region includes:
- the LOC136486425 gene encoding putative receptor-like protein kinase At3g47110, protein MKHSAIPQFLLLLMAGCARVAICSLDGNSTDRLWLLEFKKAITSDPQQALVSWNDTTHFCSWKGVQYSAKHPNRVTSLRIQNQGLAGPISPSLGNLMFLRILVLSTNSFTGEIPPSLGHLHRLQELKLSNNTPQGRIPSLANCSRLKVLWLSNNHLAGQIPADLPHGLQVLILGANNLTGTIPASLSNITALYKFGLYFNSIEGSIPSEFAMLPRLQYLYMGGNKFSGSFPQPILNLSSLILLNAAENDLGGDLLPNIGNSLPNLELLELGANFFLGLIPPFTNVSKLFHFDISRNKFTGVVPSSIGKLSKLTWLNLEMNKLQASNKQDWEFMNSLANCTELRVLSISFNQLQGNVPNSVGNLSSQLLFLYLANNQLSGEFPSGIANLHKLISVALNVNKFIVVVPDWIRTLTNLQKVTLNNFFTGAIPSSFSNMSQLEQLYIDSNQFDGNIPPILGNLQTLGSLNISDNNLHGNIPKELFRIPTLREIILSFNNLHGPPHADIGNAKQLTYLDISSNNLSGNIPSTLGNCESLEDIEMGHNAFSGSIPTSLGNIRSLQILNMSHNNLTGPIPVSLGSLLLLEQLDLSFNNLNGEVPPEGIFKNATAILIEGNQELCGGPLELHLLACHAMPSDSATKNRLSVVQKVVIPVAIVVALSVVISVLFFLRRPKQKTESISLSSIRREFQKISYSDIVRATGGFAASNLIGQGRYGSVYKGQLFRDRNVVAIKVFTLETRGAQKSFIAECSSLRNVRHHNLVPILTACSTIDSTGNDFKALVYEFMPRGDLHNLLYSARGGEDEDSPVLNNVSLAQRLSIVADVSDALAYLHHEHQGTIVHCDLKPSSILLDGDMVAHVGDFGLARFKFDSATSASTSDINSTSSVSIKGTIGYVAPECAGGGQVSTSSDVYSFGVVLLEIFIRRRPTDDLLASIVKFAEINVPDNVLQIVDPQLLQGLHLSMETPMAIRDRDSEAQILRSVINIGLCCTKTSPNERISMQEVAARLHGIRDAYLRPCLDTLKIPSFFTLSPSHQFLAVCMEH, encoded by the exons ATGAAGCATAGTGCAATCCCACAGTTTCTCTTGCTGCTCATGGCTGGCTGTGCACGTGTTGCCATCTGTTCCTTGGACGGAAACAGCACAGATAGGCTGTGGCTACTGGAGTTCAAGAAGGCCATCACCAGTGATCCACAGCAAGCCTTGGTGTCCTGGAATGACACCACCCATTTCTGCAGTTGGAAAGGTGTCCAGTATAGCGCCAAGCACCCAAATCGTGTCACTTCTCTTCGTATTCAGAATCAAGGGTTAGCTGGGCCGATCTCCCCTTCGCTTGGAAACTTAATGTTCCTGAGAATCCTGGTCCTATCGACTAATTCATTCACTGGAGAGATTCCCCCATCCCTTGGTCATCTGCATCGCCTCCAAGAGCTCAAATTGAGTAATAATACGCCACAAG GTAGGATACCCAGTCTTGCAAACTGTTCCAGGCTCAAGGTTTTGTGGCTGTCCAATAATCATCTAGCTGGACAGATACCTGCAGATTTGCCTCATGGCCTTCAAGTGCTGATACTTGGGGCTAATAATCTCACTGGAACTATCCCTGCTTCTCTTTCCAACATCACAGCACTATATAAGTTTGGATTGTATTTCAACAGCATTGAGGGGAGCATCCCAAGTGAGTTTGCAATGTTGCCAAGGCTGCAATATCTGTACATGGGTGGAAACAAGTTTTCAGGCAGTTTTCCACAGCCCATCCTGAATCTTTCTAGCCTAATTTTATTGAATGCTGCTGAGAATGATCTAGGCGGAGACTTACTGCCAAATATTGGCAACTCTCTTCCCAACCTTGAACTGCTCGAGTTAGGCGCTAACTTTTTTCTTGGCCTTATCCCACCTTTCACAAATGTCTCCAAGCTGTTTCATTTCGATATATCAAGGAATAAGTTCACTGGGGTGGTGCCTAGCTCCATCGGCAAACTTTCTAAATTAACTTGGTTAAATCTTGAGATGAACAAACTACAAGCAAGTAACAAGCAAGACTGGGAGTTTATGAATAGTTTAGCAAATTGCACTGAGCTACGAGTGTTGTCAATATCATTTAATCAGCTACAAGGCAATGTACCAAATTCAGTAGGCAACCTTTCCAGTCAACTCCTGTTTCTATACTTGGCAAATAATCAACTGTCAGGGGAGTTTCCTTCTGGTATAGCAAACCTGCACAAACTGATCAGTGTAGCACTGAACGTCAATAAATTTATAGTTGTAGTTCCAGATTGGATTAGAACTCTCACAAACCTACAGAAAGTAACACTAAACAATTTCTTTACCGGGGCCATTCCATCATCCTTTTCAAACATGTCTCAGTTAGAACAACTCTATATAGACTCAAACCAGTTCGATGGAAACATACCTCCAATCCTAGGAAACCTCCAAACACTTGGATCATTGAACATTTCCGACAACAATCTTCATGGCAACATACCAAAGGAGCTCTTCAGAATTCCAACATTAAGGGAGATTATCTTATCTTTCAACAACCTACATGGACCACCTCATGCTGACATCGGCAATGCAAAACAACTCACATATTTGGATATTTCATCAAATAATCTATCTGGAAACATTCCTAGCACACTTGGTAATTGTGAAAGTTTAGAAGATATCGAGATGGGACATAATGCTTTCAGCGGAAGTATCCCCACTTCACTAGGCAATATAAGAAGCCTACAGATTCTCAACATGTCTCACAATAACTTGACTGGTCCAATACCGGTGTCTCTTGGCAGCCTACTGCTTCttgagcaacttgatctatcATTCAATAATCTTAACGGTGAGGTGCCACCAGAAGGAATCTTCAAGAATGCAACTGCTATACTGATTGAAGGAAATCAGGAGCTTTGTGGTGGACCGCTGGAGCTACACTTGCTTGCATGCCACGCCATGCCTTCAGATTCAGCAACTAAGAACAGGCTATCAGTTGTACAGAAAGTAGTGATCCCAGTAGCCATAGTGGTGGCACTGTCTGTAGTCATTTCTGTTTTGTTCTTCCTCCGGAGGCCAAAACAGAAGACAGAATCCATTTCTTTGTCCTCTATCAGGAGAGAATTCCAGAAAATTTCTTACAGTGATATTGTCAGAGCAACAGGGGGTTTTGCAGCATCCAATCTAATTGGTCAGGGAAGATACGGTTCTGTTTATAAAGGACAGTTGTTCCGTGACAGAAATGTGGTTGCCATCAAGGTCTTCACTCTGGAGACAAGAGGAGCACAAAAGAGCTTTATTGCAGAATGTAGTTCTTTGAGAAATGTGCGACACCACAATCTGGTTCCTATCTTAACTGCATGCTCAACCATCGATTCTACTGGGAATGATTTCAAGGCCCTTGTATATGAGTTCATGCCACGAGGAGACCTGCATAACTTATTGTACTCAGCTCGAGGCGGTGAGGATGAGGACTCTCCAGTTTTGAACAATGTTTCACTGGCTCAGAGGTTAAGCATCGTTGCGGATGTATCAGACGCTTTGGCGTATCTGCACCACGAGCACCAAGGAACCATTGTGCACTGTGATCTGAAACCAAGCAGCATTCTTCTGGATGGTGACATGGTAGCTCATGTTGGAGACTTTGGCCTAGCAAGGTTCAAATTTGATTCCGCAACATCAGCTTCTACTAGTGACATAAATTCGACCTCTTCAGTTTCCATCAAGGGAACCATTGGATATGTTGCTCCAG AATGTGCAGGAGGTGGTCAGGTTTCAACTTCCTCGGATGTCTACAGCTTCGGAGTGGTTCTCCTAGAGATATTCATCCGGAGGCGGCCAACAGAtgactt GCTGGCTAGCATTGTAAAGTTCGCAGAGATCAACGTCCCTGACAACGTGTTGCAGATTGTTGACCCACAGCTGCTGCAAGGACTGCACCTCAGCATGGAGACGCCAATGGCCATCAGGGACAGGGACAGTGAAGCTCAGATCTTGCGGTCTGTAATCAACATTGGACTCTGCTGCACCAAGACGTCCCCCAACGAGCGCATCAGCATGCAGGAAGTGGCTGCCAGGCTGCATGGGATCAGGGATGCAtatcttaggccttgtttagataccctcaaaattccaagttttttcactctctctccatcacatcaatttttagccgtttgcatggagcattaa
- the LOC136488299 gene encoding receptor kinase-like protein Xa21, protein MNMMVPAIQVQFLLVLMACCTHIAMCSISGNYTDRLSLLEFKRTISDPNEALISWNDSTNFCSWEGVLCSVKHPHRVSSMNLTNKNLIGQISPSLGNLTFLKVLILSGNSFFGEIPEYLGHLHHLQILKLNDNTLQGGVPSLANCSKLKELWLSKNKLAGQIPADLPNSLQKVILAANNLTGTIPASFANITMLKNFTCMNNNIEGNIPNEFASLSGLQQLQLGDNKLSGDFPQIVLNLSKLVVFSVASNSLSGDLPANLGLSLPNLKYMSLGGNFFHGHIPPSITNASELIILDMSRNKLTGVIPSSIGKLQKLYALSLEFNKLQARNKEDWKFMDSLANSTELQVFTVLSNHLEGNVPNSLANLSSQLRFLYLSKNQLSGDFPSGVAKFRHLVSIELGVNRFTGVIPEWLGTLKYLQRLTLGYNIFTGPIPASLSNLSNLNLLQLASNQLDGHIPSSLGNLQTLEKLYISNNNLHGTMPKELFRIPTLLKIKLYSNNLDGPLHPDIGNAKQLTYLDISSNSLSGEIPNTLGNCESLEDIKMDDNAFSGSIPTSLGNINNLQILNLSHNHLVGSIPVSFGSLKFLQQLDLSFNQLEGEVPTAGIFSNLTSLWIDGNIGLCGGEPAMHLRPCPAMHLNSAKHKHFIVLKVLIPLTSIASLVIVISVMLFWRGKRKKENVPLPSFDRKFPKVSYNDLARSTEGFSTSKLIGKGRYSSVYQGSLFEDRIVVAVKVFSLEIKGAQKSFIAECNALRNVRHRNLVPILTACSSIDSKGNDFKALVYKFMPQGDLYTLLHSVPGDGSTSTLSHITLAQRLSIVVDIADAMEYLHHNNQGTIVHCDLKPSNILLDDNMIAHVGDFGLAMFKVDSAVSSFGDSLSASSMVIKGTIGYVAPECATGTEVTIARDVYSFGIVILEIILRRRPTDDMFKDGLNIVKFVETNVPESILRIIDPDLLEDEHDVSQETSVAMKEKRLECLLSLLQIGLCCANPSPNERMDMQGVAARLHGIKEAYLRGT, encoded by the exons ATGAATATGATGGTTCCTGCAATCCAAGTACAGTTTCTCTTAGTGCTGATGGCTTGTTGTACACATATTGCCATGTGTTCAATCAGCGGAAACTACACAGATAGGCTGTCACTACTGGAGTTCAAAAGGACAATCAGTGATCCAAACGAAGCCTTAATTTCTTGGAATGACAGCACCAACTTCTGTAGCTGGGAAGGTGTCTTATGCAGTGTCAAGCACCCACATCGTGTCAGTTCTATGAATCTCACAAACAAAAATTTGATTGGGCAAATATCTCCATCACTTGGAAACCTAACATTCCTAAAAGTCCTAATATTGTCGGGGAATTCATTTTTTGGGGAGATCCCTGAATACCTTGGTCACCTTCATCACCTCCAAATTCTCAAACTGAATGACAACACGCTACAGGGAGGGGTGCCCAGCCTTGCAAATTGTTCAAAACTCAAGGAGCTATGGCTGAGTAAGAACAAACTAGCTGGACAGATTCCTGCAGACTTGCCTAATAGCCTCCAAAAGGTGATTCTCGCTGCTAATAATCTTACTGGAACCATCCCTGCTTCTTTTGCCAATATCACAATGCTAAAGAATTTTACTTGCATGAATAATAATATCGAGGGAAACATCCCAAATGAGTTTGCAAGCCTAAGTGGGCTGCAACAGCTGCAGCTCGGCGACAATAAGTTGTCAGGTGATTTCCCACAGATCGTTCTGAATCTCTCTAAACTAGTTGTGTTTAGCGTTGCTTCCAACAGCCTAAGCGGAGATTTACCAGCAAACCTCGGTCTCTCTCTGCCCAACCTGAAATATATGTCTCTAGGCGGCAACTTCTTTCATGGGCACATTCCACCATCAATAACAAATGCTTCCGAGCTGATCATTCTTGATATGTCAAGGAATAAGCTCACTGGGGTGATTCCTAGCTCAATCGGCAAACTTCAGAAGCTGTATGCACTAAGTCTCGAGTTCAACAAACTCCAAGCAAGGAACAAGGAAGACTGGAAGTTTATGGACAGCTTGGCTAATTCCACCGAGCTACAAGTATTCACAGTTCTGAGTAATCATCTCGAAGGCAATGTGCCAAATTCATTAGCTAACCTTTCCAGCCAACTCCGGTTCCTGTACTTGTCGAAAAACCAACTGTCAGGAGATTTTCCTTCTGGTGTAGCAAAGTTTCGTCATCTGGTCAGTATAGAATTGGGTGTGAATCGATTTACAGGTGTGATTCCAGAATGGCTTGGAACCCTGAAATACTTGCAGAGATTAACATTAGGTTACAACATCTTTACAGGACCCATTCCAGCATCGCTTTCTAATTTGTCCAATTTAAATTTACTCCAACTAGCATCGAACCAGCTGGATGGGCACATACCCTCAAGCCTGGGAAACCTCCAAACACTTGAAAAGTTGTATATTTCCAACAATAATCTTCATGGCACCATGCCAAAGGAGCTCTTCAGAATTCCAACCTTGCTGAAGATTAAATTATATTCCAACAACCTAGATGGACCACTTCATCCTGATATTGGCAATGCCAAACAGCTCACATATTTGGATATTTCATCAAACAGTCTATCTGGAGAAATCCCTAACACTTTGGGTAACTGTGAAAGTTTGGAAGATATCAAGATGGACGATAATGCTTTCAGTGGAAGCATACCCACTTCATTAGGCAATATAAATAACCTACAAATTCTCAACTTGTCTCACAACCACCTGGTTGGATCAATACCAGTGTCTTTTGGAAGCCTAAAATTTCTTCAGCAACTAGATTTGTCATTCAACCAACTAGAGGGTGAGGTCCCAACAGCTGGAATATTCAGCAATTTAACTTCACTGTGGATTGATGGAAACATAGGCCTCTGTGGAGGGGAACCGGCCATGCACCTACGCCCGTGTCCTGCAATGCATTTGAATTCAGCAAAGCACAAGCATTTTATTGTTCTGAAAGTCTTGATCCCATTAACCAGCATTGCATCACTTGTGATAGTCATATCTGTAATGTTGTTCTGGAGAGGAAAACGAAAGAAAGAAAATGTACCTTTGCCCTCATTTGATAGAAAGTTCCCCAAAGTTTCTTACAATGATCTTGCAAGATCAACAGAGGGGTTCTCCACATCCAAATTAATTGGCAAAGGAAGATATTCTTCTGTATACCAAGGAAGTTTGTTTGAAGACAGAATCGTTGTTGCTGTCAAAGTTTTCAGCCTAGAGATAAAAGGAGCACAAAAGAGCTTCATTGCAGAATGTAACGCTTTAAGAAATGTACGGCATCGCAATCTAGTCCCTATCCTAACTGCATGCTCGAGTATTGATTCAAAGGGAAATGATTTCAAAGCTTTAGTTTATAAGTTCATGCCACAAGGTGATTTGTATACTTTGTTGCACTCGGTTCCTGGTGATGGGAGCACTTCAACTCTGAGCCACATTACATTGGCTCAAAGGTTAAGCATTGTAGTGGATATCGCAGATGCAATGGAATACCTCCATCATAACAACCAAGGAACTATTGTTCATTGTGATCTGAAGCCTAGCAACATTCTTTTGGATGACAATATGATAGCACATGTTGGAGACTTTGGTCTTGCAATGTTTAAAGTTGATTCTGCAGTGTCGTCTTTTGGCGATTCACTTTCGGCTTCTTCAATGGTTATAAAGGGAACAATTGGCTACGTTGCTCCAG AGTGTGCAACAGGCACAGAAGTTACAATCGCTCGGGATGTTTACAGCTTTGGAATTGTTATCCTTGAAATAATCTTACGGAGGAGGCCAACGGATGACATGTTCAAGGATGGACTGAATATTGTTAAATTTGTCGAGACGAACGTTCCTGAAAGTATATTAAGGATTATAGATCCTGACCTACTAGAAGATGAGCATGATGTCTCACAAGAAACTTCAGTAGCCATGAAAGAGAAACGCTTGGAGTGTTTACTCTCACTGCTTCAGATTGGACTTTGCTGCGCCAACCCATCCCCAAATGAGCGCATGGACATGCAGGGAGTGGCTGCAAGGCTGCACGGAATAAAGGAGGCTTATCTGAGAGGAACCTGA